From a region of the Neobacillus niacini genome:
- a CDS encoding YveK family protein: MKNVNQIQGQENHRVKDINLKELFLVIKRRFWVIVMIAIIASIIGAYLNNLSTTPLYQTSSRIIIGTDAESQKTLQVIIKDSAILDKVIEELNLDKSAEELAGQISVASIDGSQVVSISVIDRDPILAASIADKTAQVFKDEVPNIVGEDYIRLLSNAKVNTSPINQENNNKLYLAIIAGIIVGIGFAFLIESLDDRIRSEKEIEALFGVQVLGKISKMNNRNIKKKKSGRLEIELRGETIGYK, from the coding sequence ATGAAAAACGTAAATCAAATACAAGGACAAGAAAATCACAGAGTAAAGGACATAAATTTAAAGGAATTATTTCTTGTTATTAAAAGGCGCTTTTGGGTCATTGTGATGATCGCTATAATTGCTAGTATCATAGGCGCATACCTTAATAACCTTTCAACAACTCCATTATATCAAACTTCATCAAGAATTATTATAGGTACAGATGCGGAATCCCAAAAAACGTTACAGGTTATTATTAAAGACTCTGCAATCTTAGACAAAGTGATTGAAGAACTGAATCTTGATAAGTCAGCTGAAGAATTGGCTGGACAAATATCAGTTGCCAGTATCGATGGCTCCCAGGTCGTAAGTATCAGTGTAATTGATAGAGACCCTATCCTAGCAGCTAGCATTGCAGATAAAACTGCACAAGTTTTTAAGGATGAGGTTCCAAACATAGTTGGAGAGGACTATATAAGGTTATTATCCAATGCTAAAGTGAATACTTCCCCAATAAATCAGGAAAATAATAATAAGCTGTATTTAGCTATAATTGCCGGTATTATTGTGGGTATTGGATTTGCGTTTCTTATTGAATCTTTGGATGATAGGATACGATCTGAGAAAGAGATTGAAGCATTATTTGGAGTCCAAGTTTTAGGAAAAATTTCAAAAATGAACAATAGGAATATTAAGAAGAAAAAAAGTGGTCGATTGGAAATAGAACTAAGGGGTGAGACAATTGGTTATAAATAA
- a CDS encoding ABC transporter ATP-binding protein: MNQVLYFIKRLYSYSGSILYINLLGMGIVSFLEGIGLILLIPMLSYCGLVDIQVGETKFIDMFSFLKDYPKQVVLLFILGFFILFVIGQNLLQRNLSIRNVKITQGFVQQLRLEIYGSLLGSNWSFFLKERKADLINVMTMELARVAGGVNHLLKLFTSLIFTLIQIGIAFWLSSKLTIFVLLSGLILTLFSKKFIKQSRIIGSKTSELAQEYLAGITDQLNGIKDIKSNSLEESRLIWLKSLTNGMIEEQMEYIKLKTASQTFYKIASATLIAILIFTYVMLFDANQEQFLLIFIIFSRLWPRVTEIQASLEQIATTIPAFKSLLEMKSNCQKSKEIIGETIYEEIGPLQIKKEIECRGVFFKYNQLESTYTLQDINLTIPINSMTAIVGPSGAGKSTLIDILMGLNRPEAGSVLIDGDTLTKQNLLALRYSISYVSQEPFLFNATIRDNLLLIKPNATEEQIKEALEFSAAAEFTSRLPKGIDTIVGDRGIKLSGGERQRLVIARAILRKPSILILDEATSALDTENESKIQEAIERLKGKMTIIVIAHRLSTIRNADKVIVLEQGKIIQQGQFNQLATDKSGMFNNLLKKQVELSG; the protein is encoded by the coding sequence TTGAATCAAGTCCTTTATTTTATCAAGCGTTTATATTCCTATTCGGGAAGTATACTTTATATAAATCTCTTAGGGATGGGAATAGTCAGTTTTTTAGAGGGAATCGGATTAATTTTATTAATTCCAATGCTAAGTTATTGTGGATTGGTTGATATACAAGTAGGAGAAACTAAATTTATTGATATGTTTAGCTTCCTAAAGGATTATCCAAAACAGGTAGTATTATTATTTATCTTAGGATTTTTTATCCTTTTTGTAATAGGCCAAAATCTATTGCAAAGGAATCTTTCAATTAGAAATGTTAAAATTACTCAAGGTTTTGTACAACAATTAAGATTAGAAATATATGGTTCATTATTAGGATCCAATTGGAGTTTTTTCTTAAAGGAAAGAAAGGCAGATCTTATTAATGTAATGACCATGGAATTGGCCCGCGTTGCTGGAGGAGTGAACCATTTATTAAAATTATTTACTTCACTCATTTTTACTCTCATTCAAATTGGAATTGCTTTTTGGTTATCTTCAAAATTAACTATATTTGTATTATTATCAGGTCTAATACTTACATTGTTCTCTAAAAAATTTATAAAGCAATCAAGAATAATAGGTTCAAAAACCTCGGAATTAGCACAAGAATATCTAGCAGGAATTACAGACCAACTTAATGGAATAAAAGATATAAAAAGCAATTCTTTAGAGGAGTCACGGTTAATTTGGCTTAAGTCTCTGACAAATGGGATGATAGAAGAGCAGATGGAATATATAAAATTAAAAACTGCTTCCCAAACCTTTTATAAAATTGCTTCGGCAACATTAATTGCCATTCTCATCTTTACATATGTTATGTTGTTTGATGCTAACCAAGAGCAATTTTTATTAATATTTATTATTTTCTCGCGGTTATGGCCCAGGGTTACTGAAATTCAAGCAAGTTTGGAACAAATTGCAACAACAATACCAGCATTTAAATCTTTATTAGAAATGAAATCAAATTGTCAAAAATCTAAAGAAATTATAGGTGAAACAATATACGAGGAAATAGGACCACTACAAATTAAAAAGGAAATTGAATGTAGGGGTGTGTTTTTTAAATATAATCAATTGGAATCAACCTATACTCTTCAAGATATTAATTTAACGATTCCTATTAATAGTATGACTGCTATTGTGGGTCCATCAGGGGCGGGAAAAAGTACTTTAATTGATATACTAATGGGACTAAATAGACCTGAAGCAGGAAGTGTTCTAATAGATGGGGATACCTTAACAAAACAAAATCTTTTGGCATTAAGGTATTCAATTAGTTATGTATCACAGGAGCCATTTTTATTTAATGCAACAATTCGGGATAACCTCCTACTAATTAAACCCAATGCAACTGAAGAACAGATAAAAGAGGCACTAGAATTCTCGGCTGCGGCAGAATTTACATCAAGACTTCCGAAGGGGATTGATACCATTGTAGGTGATAGGGGTATTAAGCTTTCGGGAGGGGAGCGTCAAAGACTTGTAATTGCCAGAGCTATTTTACGTAAACCATCTATTTTGATATTAGATGAAGCAACAAGCGCACTTGATACAGAAAATGAGTCGAAAATACAAGAAGCCATTGAAAGGCTTAAAGGTAAGATGACCATTATTGTTATTGCTCACCGATTATCTACGATCCGAAATGCTGATAAGGTAATTGTATTAGAACAAGGAAAAATTATTCAACAAGGTCAATTTAACCAGCTAGCAACTGATAAATCAGGAATGTTCAACAATCTTCTTAAAAAACAAGTTGAATTGAGTGGATGA
- a CDS encoding glycosyltransferase family 4 protein gives MQKKVLFCATVDYHFKAFHLPYLKWFKEQGWEVHVAACGDMELPYVDQKYNIPIQRSPFNKRNILAYKELKAIIDKNQYKIIHCHTPMGGVLTRLAARKARKSGTNVLYTAHGFHFCKGSPYSNWILYYPIERVLSKFTDCLLTINEEDFNLAKKHKFKANDIEHIHGVGVNTDFYKPVDVKYKSNLRKEYGYFTHDFIMFYAAEFNKNKNQNLLIETLALLKDKVPNAKLLLAGEGPLLQQCQELSIKLGLEGMVEFLGYRNDIDILLKMSDIAVASSLREGLPVNIMEAMACGLPVIANDNRGHRELIENNKNGWLINNNPEDFSNKIKILASNIDIITKFGLEGRTIILNRFSIHKVLEEKRYIYRKYTGDMEDVMWAIH, from the coding sequence ATGCAAAAGAAAGTGCTGTTCTGTGCAACAGTAGATTATCATTTTAAGGCTTTTCATTTGCCCTATTTAAAATGGTTTAAGGAACAAGGTTGGGAAGTTCATGTTGCGGCATGCGGTGATATGGAACTTCCTTATGTAGACCAAAAATATAATATCCCGATTCAAAGGTCCCCATTTAACAAAAGGAATATATTGGCTTACAAGGAACTAAAGGCAATAATAGACAAGAATCAGTATAAAATTATCCACTGTCATACCCCAATGGGAGGAGTTCTTACTCGGTTAGCTGCAAGGAAGGCGAGAAAAAGTGGAACAAATGTGCTATATACAGCTCATGGATTCCATTTTTGTAAAGGATCCCCGTATAGTAACTGGATTCTTTATTATCCAATTGAAAGAGTACTTTCAAAGTTTACCGATTGTCTTCTTACAATTAATGAAGAAGATTTTAACCTTGCGAAAAAGCATAAATTTAAAGCAAATGATATTGAACATATACACGGTGTTGGGGTGAATACAGACTTTTACAAACCAGTTGATGTAAAATATAAATCTAATTTAAGAAAAGAATATGGGTATTTTACCCATGATTTTATAATGTTTTATGCTGCAGAATTTAATAAGAATAAAAATCAAAACTTGCTGATTGAAACATTAGCCCTATTAAAAGATAAAGTTCCAAATGCAAAGCTATTACTTGCTGGGGAGGGACCTTTACTACAGCAATGTCAGGAACTTTCCATTAAGTTAGGCCTCGAAGGGATGGTTGAATTCCTCGGTTATAGGAATGATATTGATATATTACTAAAAATGAGTGATATTGCAGTTGCTTCTAGTCTAAGAGAGGGACTTCCTGTTAACATTATGGAAGCTATGGCTTGTGGTTTACCGGTTATAGCTAATGATAATAGAGGACATCGGGAGCTAATTGAAAATAACAAAAATGGTTGGTTAATAAACAATAATCCAGAGGATTTTTCTAATAAGATTAAAATTCTTGCTAGCAATATTGATATAATAACTAAATTTGGATTAGAAGGACGGACAATTATTCTGAATAGATTTTCTATCCATAAGGTACTGGAAGAAAAAAGATATATTTATAGAAAATATACAGGGGATATGGAGGATGTAATGTGGGCAATCCATTAA
- a CDS encoding glycosyltransferase family 2 protein, with translation MKKLTVFTPTFNRAYCLGNCYQSLLNQTSTDFVWLIIDDGSTDNTRELVSSWIHENMIDIKYHWQENQGMHGAHNTAYELIDTELNVCIDSDDFMPEQAVEKIIRFWNENGSEKVSGFIGLDSYTDNKIIGTKLPENIKSSTLFELYNKYGVTGDKKLVYRTELTKKYPYPVFNNEKYVGLAYKYYMLDRHYEMLLVNEVLCCVEYLPDGSSQNMFNQYRKNPRGFAFYRKVLMQIPFASITFRFRQAIHYVSSSLMWKNWKFISETPVKSLTVLAIPFGILLYFFINIKTRATLK, from the coding sequence ATGAAAAAATTAACCGTTTTTACTCCGACTTTTAATCGAGCCTATTGCCTTGGTAATTGTTATCAAAGTCTTCTTAATCAAACCAGTACTGATTTTGTTTGGTTAATTATCGATGACGGCTCCACCGATAATACAAGGGAATTAGTAAGTAGTTGGATTCATGAGAATATGATTGATATTAAATATCATTGGCAAGAAAACCAAGGAATGCATGGTGCACACAATACAGCCTATGAACTTATAGATACTGAATTAAATGTTTGCATTGACTCCGATGACTTTATGCCGGAGCAAGCAGTTGAAAAAATCATTCGATTCTGGAATGAAAATGGAAGCGAGAAAGTGAGCGGATTTATCGGTCTGGACTCCTATACAGATAATAAAATCATAGGTACGAAACTACCCGAGAATATAAAAAGCTCAACCTTATTTGAGCTATATAATAAGTATGGTGTTACTGGTGATAAAAAGCTGGTCTATCGTACCGAATTAACGAAGAAGTATCCATATCCTGTATTTAATAATGAGAAATATGTAGGTTTAGCTTATAAATATTATATGTTAGATAGGCACTATGAAATGTTGTTGGTGAATGAAGTATTATGTTGTGTTGAATACCTTCCAGATGGATCATCACAAAATATGTTTAATCAATACCGGAAAAATCCAAGAGGGTTTGCATTTTATCGTAAAGTGCTAATGCAGATACCATTTGCTAGTATAACCTTTAGATTCAGGCAGGCCATTCATTATGTTTCCAGTAGTCTAATGTGGAAAAATTGGAAATTTATTAGCGAGACTCCAGTCAAGTCACTTACAGTTCTTGCTATTCCATTCGGCATTTTACTATACTTTTTT
- a CDS encoding polysaccharide biosynthesis protein: protein MTYRQRLSLFIFIDSCIVISAIFFSRFLVDGTIHVFTFPVVLSAIVILLSHHFLSFHFHLYKKAWEYASIGELISILKAVTISIFIAAVVQQIIVQSIQFRLLTITWLLNMSFIGGSRFCWRMFRDSYLNKVEYKQRTLIVGAGSAGMMVARQLNKANEANLLPVAFIDDDYKKHRLDILGLPVIGGIDKIEATVRELGINNIVIAIPSLGKKDLNKIFLECAKTKAKTQILPMLEDLVTGKVSVKQFRDVQVEDLLGREPVELDINSISENITGKVVLVTGAGGSIGSEICRQVSKFDPKQLVLLGHGENSIYLIEMELKETFKNKSTEFIPVIADLQDERKMMQVMSTYQPDTVYHAGAHKHVPLMEANPEEAVKNNLIGTLNAAKAASWNGVNTFVMVSTDKAVNPTSVMGATKRLAEMMIQYMDSESNTKFVAVRFGNVLGSRGSVIPLFKRQIEKGGPVTVTHPDMVRYFMTIPEAARLVLQAGALAKGGEIFVLDMGEPVKIVDLARNLIKLSGNSIEEIGIEFSGVRPGEKLFEELLKAEEVHEQQIYPKIYIGRKSEIYLKEIEDLLSTFPNLDKGEIREKLLNLANNKVGPQTKLTVTV, encoded by the coding sequence ATGACCTATCGACAAAGATTATCTCTATTTATATTTATCGACTCATGTATTGTCATATCAGCAATTTTCTTCAGTCGTTTTTTAGTAGATGGTACAATTCATGTTTTCACTTTTCCTGTTGTACTAAGTGCTATTGTTATTTTGCTGAGTCATCATTTTCTTTCGTTTCATTTTCATCTATATAAAAAAGCATGGGAGTATGCAAGCATTGGTGAGCTAATTAGTATATTAAAGGCAGTCACAATATCTATTTTTATTGCAGCGGTTGTACAGCAAATCATTGTTCAAAGTATTCAATTTCGATTGCTTACCATAACATGGCTACTTAATATGTCTTTTATCGGTGGTTCTAGATTTTGTTGGAGAATGTTTAGAGATTCGTACCTTAATAAAGTTGAATATAAACAGAGAACCTTGATTGTTGGAGCTGGATCTGCTGGGATGATGGTAGCAAGGCAGCTAAATAAAGCGAATGAAGCAAACCTATTACCAGTGGCGTTTATAGATGATGATTATAAAAAACATAGGCTTGATATTCTGGGATTACCTGTTATTGGTGGAATAGATAAGATTGAGGCAACCGTAAGGGAATTAGGGATTAATAATATCGTTATTGCAATACCATCCCTTGGTAAAAAGGATTTAAATAAGATATTCCTTGAGTGTGCCAAAACAAAAGCTAAAACACAAATTCTTCCAATGTTAGAAGACTTGGTAACTGGGAAAGTATCTGTAAAACAGTTTCGTGATGTACAGGTAGAAGATTTACTAGGTAGAGAGCCGGTAGAATTAGATATTAATAGTATTTCAGAAAATATAACCGGAAAAGTGGTATTAGTAACGGGAGCAGGTGGATCGATTGGTTCCGAAATTTGCCGTCAAGTTTCAAAATTTGATCCTAAACAGTTAGTATTGCTTGGACACGGGGAAAATAGCATCTATTTAATTGAGATGGAATTAAAAGAGACATTTAAAAATAAAAGTACTGAATTTATTCCAGTAATTGCTGACTTACAAGATGAAAGAAAGATGATGCAGGTTATGAGTACATATCAACCAGATACTGTTTATCATGCGGGTGCTCATAAACATGTTCCACTCATGGAAGCTAATCCTGAAGAAGCCGTGAAAAATAACTTAATAGGTACACTGAATGCAGCCAAGGCAGCAAGTTGGAATGGAGTTAACACTTTCGTAATGGTCTCGACGGATAAAGCGGTTAATCCTACAAGTGTTATGGGTGCAACAAAGAGACTTGCAGAAATGATGATTCAGTACATGGACAGTGAGAGTAATACGAAATTTGTTGCCGTTCGTTTCGGAAATGTACTAGGAAGCAGAGGAAGTGTAATTCCCTTATTCAAAAGACAAATTGAAAAAGGTGGACCGGTTACGGTTACCCATCCTGATATGGTTCGTTATTTTATGACGATTCCAGAAGCAGCGAGATTAGTCCTTCAAGCCGGGGCGCTGGCAAAAGGTGGAGAGATTTTTGTATTAGATATGGGGGAGCCAGTCAAGATAGTTGACTTAGCAAGAAACCTTATAAAACTATCGGGTAATTCTATTGAAGAAATAGGAATTGAATTTTCAGGAGTTAGACCTGGAGAAAAGCTTTTTGAGGAACTATTAAAAGCGGAAGAAGTTCATGAACAGCAAATCTATCCGAAGATATATATTGGTAGAAAATCTGAGATTTACTTAAAAGAAATAGAAGATCTTCTCTCAACATTCCCAAATTTAGATAAAGGAGAAATAAGGGAGAAGCTTTTAAACCTTGCTAATAATAAAGTAGGACCACAAACCAAATTAACTGTAACTGTATAA
- a CDS encoding glycosyltransferase family 1 protein: MGNPLRILHVVVNMNRGGAETLIMNLYRNMDKTKVQFDFLTCKEGVFDSEILKMGGKIHRIPYISEIGHFKYAKKLDEFFSTNKEYKIVHSHMDKMSGIILLAAKKAGVSIRISHSHNTRSEGGLAARLYKWYVGNLIIKNSTNLFACSTQAAEWLFKEKSQSTKILKNGIEIEKFTFCPKTRNEVREELNLDNDKFVLGHVGRFAHQKNHSFLIDLFAEYHKINKNSVLVLVGDGPLRLDIERQVKKLNIVGNVKFVGIRSDIHRLLQAFDLFVFPSLHEGLPVSLVEAQGSGLPCVISDNISKEVDIGSNLVEFISLNNNSQWIQKVKKIASMQLNRNIISHSISKQGYDIRKTAGKLENFYISISG, from the coding sequence GTGGGCAATCCATTAAGAATATTACATGTGGTTGTCAATATGAACCGGGGGGGTGCAGAAACATTAATTATGAATCTGTATCGGAATATGGACAAAACAAAGGTTCAATTTGATTTTTTGACATGTAAAGAGGGGGTATTTGATTCTGAAATCCTAAAAATGGGAGGTAAGATTCATAGAATTCCTTACATATCAGAAATAGGTCACTTCAAATATGCAAAGAAATTAGACGAATTTTTTAGCACAAATAAAGAATATAAAATTGTGCATTCGCACATGGATAAAATGAGTGGAATAATTCTTCTTGCAGCCAAAAAGGCAGGAGTTTCGATTCGAATTTCACATAGTCATAACACTAGAAGTGAAGGTGGTCTAGCAGCAAGGCTTTATAAGTGGTATGTCGGAAATTTAATTATTAAAAATTCCACAAATTTATTTGCTTGCTCAACACAAGCAGCTGAATGGTTATTTAAAGAGAAATCACAATCAACAAAAATATTAAAGAATGGAATTGAAATCGAAAAATTTACATTTTGCCCTAAAACTAGAAATGAAGTTAGGGAAGAGTTGAATCTTGATAATGATAAATTCGTTCTAGGTCATGTTGGAAGATTTGCTCATCAAAAAAATCATTCATTTTTAATTGATTTATTTGCGGAATACCACAAAATAAATAAGAATTCTGTTTTGGTATTGGTAGGCGATGGACCGTTACGTCTTGATATTGAGAGGCAGGTAAAAAAACTAAATATTGTTGGCAATGTAAAGTTTGTTGGAATAAGAAGTGATATTCATCGTTTACTTCAGGCATTTGATTTGTTTGTTTTTCCATCTTTGCATGAAGGATTACCTGTTTCCTTAGTTGAAGCCCAGGGATCTGGATTACCATGTGTAATATCGGATAATATCTCTAAAGAAGTGGATATTGGGAGTAACTTAGTTGAATTTATATCTTTAAATAATAATAGTCAATGGATTCAAAAAGTTAAAAAGATTGCCTCAATGCAATTGAATAGAAATATTATTTCACATTCCATATCCAAGCAGGGTTATGATATAAGAAAAACAGCTGGGAAATTGGAGAATTTTTATATAAGTATATCGGGGTGA
- a CDS encoding CpsD/CapB family tyrosine-protein kinase, translating into MVINKKKKQTASKKRTLITSSYPDSIISEQFRMIQTNIKFSVAGENSKIFLITSPGDGEGKSTTASNLAITIAQQKEKVLLIDANLRKPSLHTFFRTSNTNGLTDILNGRISFYDAIIHTEIGRLDIVPSGTVANNPVELLSSPMMRDLLISALRSYDVVLIDSNSILDVTDTKLLAKQCDGVVLVIQNGKTKFEKAAEAKKVLEFAKVKLVGVVMNK; encoded by the coding sequence TTGGTTATAAATAAAAAAAAGAAACAGACTGCTTCTAAGAAAAGAACGTTAATAACCTCTTCTTATCCAGATTCTATTATTTCAGAACAATTCCGGATGATTCAGACAAATATTAAATTTTCTGTGGCAGGAGAGAATAGTAAAATCTTCCTAATAACCTCACCAGGTGATGGGGAAGGTAAATCAACCACAGCATCTAACCTAGCTATAACGATTGCACAGCAGAAGGAAAAGGTGCTTTTAATTGATGCAAATTTAAGAAAGCCTTCATTACATACATTTTTTAGAACATCAAACACTAATGGTCTGACAGATATTTTAAATGGAAGAATTTCATTCTACGATGCGATTATCCATACGGAAATTGGTAGATTAGATATAGTCCCTAGCGGCACAGTTGCTAATAATCCGGTTGAATTATTAAGCTCACCAATGATGCGCGATCTTCTGATTTCAGCTTTAAGATCATATGATGTAGTTTTAATTGACTCTAACTCTATCTTGGACGTTACAGATACAAAGCTTTTAGCAAAGCAATGTGATGGGGTAGTATTGGTCATTCAAAACGGTAAAACCAAATTTGAAAAAGCTGCTGAAGCTAAAAAGGTGTTGGAATTTGCAAAGGTAAAACTGGTTGGAGTTGTAATGAACAAATAG